A region of the Melanotaenia boesemani isolate fMelBoe1 chromosome 6, fMelBoe1.pri, whole genome shotgun sequence genome:
CCTCGCAGGAGCCACACAGAGTGTCTTCAGCGGCTGAGCCGTGGAGGAGTACCTGCTCCCCGTTTGCACACTCCTGATGTTTTACACATGAGTCCAGCGCAGAGGATGATTTGGAAAAATAGCCATTGGTGCACTTTTCACAAACAGTGTCTTTTTGTGATGTAcctagagagagaaaaacaaacattcgGGTTATTATAGTGTTTTAACTTATCAGTGGGAGATCAGTGGGGAGACAGGATTTCCAGCAGGCacgtttttctgtattttcttctcAATGTCTAGGCATgctttgaaatgaataaaaatcatgAAATTCTTATTAGTTCAATGTGAGGGTATAGATATAATACTTTTAACCCATTCCAAACCTGTCAGGGTTTGTTAAGCTAACTTCATAAtggtttcaaataaaaaaaaacagaaaaatgcattatatttagtctaaaagaaaattattttaaatgactgtaTATCATATGATTTTATCTTCAATGTATAAGTACTAAATAAACATTTGGttaaagtaatatatatatatatatatatatatatatatataatttattttaaaaaaaaaaaattttctcaATAAAATTTGCATACCGCGGTTTCCAGCACTGCCAACAACCATGTGAGATTGAGATGGAAGTGGGTAAACACTAAAATGATCATATGACTATTAGCTCAACCCTAAGTGGTGGaaatagtatatatacatatatcagACCATCAGACTAAATATCAGaccattttacaaaaaataatctTGTAAAAAAATTTCAACAGTAAATTCTAACAGTAAAAATTCtaattttaacagtaaaattaatgtctatttttttctttttttttttgtctcagatGGCAGCAGAAGCCTACCTCTAGCTTGGACACCGTATCCAGGGCCACACTGGGTGTGGCTTACACAGAAGTCATCCACCCAGTAGTAGCCTTCTTTGCACCGACAGACCCTGTTTCTGACTGGGGAGCACTCCGTCTCCACCTCCTGCTTCTGTGTGCAGATGTTGCAGTACAGGCACCTGGGCAGGTAGTTCCACAGCTCAGTGAAGTGGTCACTTCTGCACGGTTCGCACTTTGTGGGCGTGGTGGCGGTGCAATGTGCAGCAATGTGAGTACCTGGTGGACACTTGTTGCACTTAAAGGTCTCCCAGGTATAAGGGTCCTGGTAGTCATAGGTGGGAATTAAATCTTCTGCCGAGGATTCCCAGAGGActccagaaagcaggaacagTACTGCCAGTGAGAGCTGTGGAGAGAACCATAAAAACAGGAGCAGTGAGCATCAGCCTGCCACAGCAAGCACTCATTTAAAATAACTGgatagaaatgaaaatgttaagTGACTTTATTAAATGGCATGTAAATTCTAACACAATGggtattttaaaatatcagaCCAGTGTCACAAACTGGAGGTTTTTgtgatttatatatttattatatttgaaATTCACTACTGTTTATGAACACGCACAAAACTGTGACACTTTCTTCAAACTTTAGCTCACATTAGATGTACTTTAAC
Encoded here:
- the LOC121642343 gene encoding tumor necrosis factor receptor superfamily member 6B-like isoform X1; protein product: MSMLSLAVLFLLSGVLWESSAEDLIPTYDYQDPYTWETFKCNKCPPGTHIAAHCTATTPTKCEPCRSDHFTELWNYLPRCLYCNICTQKQEVETECSPVRNRVCRCKEGYYWVDDFCVSHTQCGPGYGVQARGTSQKDTVCEKCTNGYFSKSSSALDSCVKHQECANGEQVLLHGSAAEDTLCGSCEDLANKGEIFRTFLSAFFSKNLKRVRQQKRFVSRIICKSGQESCEDDVLHQDGGLLLDQIKAWVAHIPVKKLQHLPTELKDAHLSSIAEKLNKRLNDIKHFPNCSIIV
- the LOC121642343 gene encoding tumor necrosis factor receptor superfamily member 6B-like isoform X2, with translation MLSLAVLFLLSGVLWESSAEDLIPTYDYQDPYTWETFKCNKCPPGTHIAAHCTATTPTKCEPCRSDHFTELWNYLPRCLYCNICTQKQEVETECSPVRNRVCRCKEGYYWVDDFCVSHTQCGPGYGVQARGTSQKDTVCEKCTNGYFSKSSSALDSCVKHQECANGEQVLLHGSAAEDTLCGSCEDLANKGEIFRTFLSAFFSKNLKRVRQQKRFVSRIICKSGQESCEDDVLHQDGGLLLDQIKAWVAHIPVKKLQHLPTELKDAHLSSIAEKLNKRLNDIKHFPNCSIIV